The following are encoded together in the Adhaeribacter arboris genome:
- a CDS encoding ATP-dependent helicase, with the protein MDYLKLLNDSQRAAVLHTDGPVMIIAGAGSGKTRVLTYRIAHLISKGVDPFNILSLTFTNKAAKEMRQRIEKVIGNEAKNIWMGTFHSVFAKILRAEAPKIGYPSNFTIYDTDDSKTLIRNIVKEMNLDDKLYKPGMVLGRISAAKNKLITVAQYRQDPTIQADDEAAMRPKIGEIYQAYQSRCFKAGAMDFDDLLFNTNVLFKEHVDALNKYQNIFKYVMVDEYQDTNYSQYLITRKLAAKNRNICVVGDDAQSIYAFRGADIQNILNYERDYPELEVFKLEQNYRSTKNIVYAANSVIKNNKAQLRKDVFTDNEEGPLIEVIKANSDNEEGKLVANAIFEEKMNNHLSYEDFAILYRTNAQSRAMEEALRKMNIKYRIIGGLSFYQRKEIKDLIAYLRLTVNHNDEQALRRVINYPKRGIGDSTIEKIIVTADETNHTIWEVVSNAKSFLTGRVASPIEDFATKIKSFAIMAEQNDAFEVAKHIAKQSGIVEELYADKSIEGLARYENIQELLNGIKEFVDDPEKEDKSLSAFLQDIALITDADKQQDDGSEYVTMMTIHSAKGLEFRNVFIVGMEENLFPSQMMLTTRADLEEERRLFYVAITRAEKKLTLSYATSRYQWGNLRACEKSRFIDEIDTRFLNFQYGEGQSVFDKVLKRKSNLIPASPVKKASNYVPPADFVPSDTANLQAGMRVEHPKFGFGVVAKMDTQGNSTKAIIEFEEAGEKTLLLSFAKLRIHE; encoded by the coding sequence ATGGATTACCTGAAATTATTGAACGATTCACAAAGAGCCGCCGTTCTGCATACCGACGGTCCGGTAATGATTATTGCGGGCGCCGGCTCCGGTAAAACCCGGGTTTTAACCTACCGGATTGCCCACTTAATTAGTAAAGGTGTTGACCCCTTTAATATATTATCTTTAACCTTTACTAATAAAGCCGCGAAAGAAATGCGGCAACGGATTGAAAAAGTAATCGGCAACGAAGCCAAAAATATCTGGATGGGCACGTTCCACTCGGTATTTGCTAAAATTCTGCGCGCCGAAGCTCCTAAAATTGGTTACCCGAGTAACTTTACTATTTACGATACCGATGATTCTAAAACCCTGATCCGGAACATCGTTAAGGAAATGAACCTCGACGATAAGTTGTATAAACCGGGCATGGTATTAGGCCGCATTTCGGCGGCTAAAAACAAACTGATTACCGTTGCCCAATACCGCCAGGACCCTACCATCCAGGCCGACGACGAAGCGGCCATGCGCCCCAAAATCGGGGAAATTTACCAGGCATACCAAAGCCGGTGCTTTAAAGCCGGCGCGATGGATTTCGATGACTTATTGTTCAACACCAACGTGCTTTTTAAAGAACATGTAGATGCTCTGAACAAATACCAGAACATTTTTAAATACGTGATGGTGGATGAGTACCAGGATACCAATTACTCCCAGTACCTAATTACCCGCAAACTGGCCGCCAAAAACCGGAATATCTGCGTAGTAGGCGACGATGCGCAAAGTATTTACGCGTTCCGGGGAGCCGATATTCAAAATATATTGAATTACGAGCGCGATTACCCCGAACTGGAAGTATTTAAGCTGGAGCAAAATTACCGGTCTACCAAAAACATTGTGTACGCGGCTAATTCGGTTATTAAAAATAACAAAGCCCAGCTGCGCAAAGATGTCTTTACCGACAACGAAGAAGGTCCGCTGATTGAAGTAATAAAAGCCAACTCCGACAACGAAGAAGGTAAACTAGTGGCGAACGCTATTTTCGAAGAAAAGATGAACAACCACCTTTCTTACGAAGATTTTGCGATTCTTTACCGGACCAATGCGCAGAGCCGGGCTATGGAAGAGGCTTTACGGAAGATGAATATTAAATACCGCATTATTGGGGGCTTATCGTTCTACCAACGCAAAGAAATTAAAGACTTAATTGCCTACTTGCGCCTAACCGTTAACCACAACGACGAGCAAGCCTTACGGCGGGTAATAAACTACCCCAAACGCGGCATCGGCGACTCTACCATCGAAAAAATTATTGTAACCGCCGACGAAACCAACCATACTATTTGGGAAGTAGTCAGCAACGCTAAAAGCTTTTTAACCGGCCGTGTGGCTTCTCCCATTGAAGACTTTGCCACTAAAATTAAAAGCTTCGCCATTATGGCGGAGCAAAACGATGCCTTTGAAGTAGCCAAACACATTGCCAAACAATCCGGCATTGTAGAAGAATTGTACGCCGATAAATCCATTGAAGGCTTGGCCCGTTACGAAAACATCCAGGAATTACTCAACGGGATAAAAGAGTTTGTGGATGATCCGGAGAAAGAAGATAAAAGCTTGTCGGCCTTTTTGCAAGACATTGCTCTTATTACCGACGCCGACAAGCAACAAGACGACGGCAGCGAATACGTTACCATGATGACCATTCACTCGGCTAAAGGTCTGGAATTCCGGAATGTATTTATTGTGGGCATGGAAGAAAACCTGTTTCCGAGCCAAATGATGCTGACCACCCGCGCCGATTTGGAAGAAGAACGCCGTTTGTTTTACGTAGCCATTACCCGCGCCGAAAAGAAATTAACTCTATCTTACGCTACCAGCCGCTACCAATGGGGCAACCTGCGGGCCTGCGAAAAAAGCCGTTTTATTGACGAAATCGACACCCGGTTCTTAAACTTTCAGTACGGCGAAGGCCAGAGTGTTTTTGATAAAGTTTTAAAGCGGAAAAGCAATTTAATTCCGGCTTCTCCCGTTAAAAAAGCAAGTAACTACGTTCCCCCCGCCGATTTTGTACCCAGTGATACCGCCAACTTACAAGCCGGAATGCGCGTAGAACACCCTAAATTTGGTTTTGGTGTGGTAGCTAAAATGGATACCCAAGGCAACAGCACCAAAGCCATCATTGAATTTGAAGAAGCCGGCGAAAAAACCTTATTACTCAGCTTCGCCAAATTACGCATACATGAATAG
- a CDS encoding porin has product MKRIICPLKLHLGGWRYIIAFVGVNLIYFSAQAQQASQDSTISQGEGIYSVFKKFENLKFSGYIQPQFQLAQSAGAPSFAGGNFAANSNNRFMLRRGRVRMEYTMLHQKDLPSVSFAFQFDVTERGVQIRDFYGKIYENKFSKFHLTTGMFPRPFGFEVNYSSSQREAPERGRMSQILFRTERDLGLMLSFDPQKEQDALRNLRIEAGLFNGTGVAAPTDYDSNKDFIGRVSVKPTEITEKLILSGSVSHYNGGMRQFGKQVYRLNKTAAGPMFQVDSAETNIGKIATRRYYGADAQLKILNKWGTTELRGEFIIGRQPGIATSSEVPATEPTTDEITIVNNLPFARKVGLPIYHRKFNGAYFYFLQDIKTSRDQIVLKYDWYDPNKQVKNKEVGQPGSGTTEADIKFSTLGGGYIHNFTNNVRFTFWYDWVKNQPTQLIKYARDYKDNILTIRVMYRF; this is encoded by the coding sequence ATGAAAAGAATTATTTGTCCGCTCAAGTTACATTTGGGCGGCTGGCGGTATATTATCGCTTTTGTAGGAGTCAATCTTATTTACTTTTCGGCGCAGGCCCAGCAAGCTTCTCAAGATTCTACTATTTCGCAGGGCGAGGGTATTTACTCCGTTTTTAAAAAATTTGAAAATTTAAAATTCAGCGGGTATATCCAACCGCAGTTTCAGTTGGCGCAGAGTGCCGGTGCTCCCAGCTTTGCGGGGGGTAACTTTGCCGCTAATTCCAATAACCGGTTTATGCTGCGCCGCGGCCGGGTAAGGATGGAATATACCATGCTCCACCAAAAAGATTTACCTTCCGTCTCTTTTGCTTTCCAGTTTGATGTAACGGAACGAGGTGTGCAGATTCGGGATTTTTACGGAAAAATTTACGAGAATAAGTTCAGTAAATTTCACCTGACCACGGGTATGTTTCCCCGACCCTTTGGGTTCGAAGTAAATTATTCTTCGTCGCAGCGAGAAGCACCCGAACGTGGGCGCATGTCGCAGATTTTGTTCCGCACGGAGCGTGATTTGGGCTTGATGTTAAGTTTTGATCCGCAAAAGGAGCAGGATGCCTTAAGAAATCTGCGGATTGAAGCCGGTTTGTTTAACGGCACCGGGGTAGCCGCTCCCACCGATTACGATAGCAACAAAGATTTTATTGGTCGGGTTTCGGTAAAGCCCACCGAAATAACTGAAAAATTAATTTTATCAGGTAGTGTATCGCACTACAATGGCGGCATGCGCCAGTTCGGCAAACAGGTTTACCGTTTAAACAAAACGGCTGCCGGACCCATGTTTCAGGTAGATTCCGCGGAAACCAATATCGGTAAAATTGCTACCCGCCGGTACTACGGAGCCGATGCGCAGCTGAAAATTTTAAATAAATGGGGCACTACCGAGCTGCGGGGCGAATTTATTATTGGCCGGCAACCCGGCATTGCCACCTCCTCCGAAGTACCCGCTACCGAACCTACCACCGACGAGATTACCATTGTCAATAACCTGCCTTTTGCCCGCAAAGTAGGTTTGCCCATTTACCACCGAAAGTTTAACGGGGCTTACTTTTACTTTTTACAAGACATCAAGACCAGCCGCGACCAAATTGTGCTTAAGTACGATTGGTACGATCCGAACAAACAAGTAAAAAATAAAGAAGTAGGACAGCCTGGTTCCGGCACCACCGAAGCTGATATTAAATTCAGTACTTTAGGCGGCGGCTACATTCATAATTTTACGAATAATGTACGCTTTACCTTTTGGTACGACTGGGTAAAAAATCAACCTACCCAATTAATTAAATACGCCCGGGATTATAAAGATAATATACTAACTATTCGGGTAATGTACCGTTTCTAA